GTGGCTGTCAATCGACTATCTCAAACATCCAattacaacaacacaaaaccCTCTGATCACCACCAACCACTTTCAGACCAGGCAGAGCTTGACCCAAATGGGAAttgatcctctgacctttgggttgttggaccactgagccactgtcaccctgCATCAGTTACACAACTtctgcaaataataataagtagcctgagagttgtaaaaagaCCAAAAGCATAAACACTCAACACAATGCAGCAGTCGTGCGTTCAAGTCCACGGGCTGCTCAGATCCTAAGGTTAACGTTGACTTTATCGTCCCCGTCAGGACAATGCTCAGGGTTTTATCTGTGTTTGTAGGTTGTACTGTCCATTTTAACCTTTGATGACGCAGGTTAAAGAAAGAACTATCCACAAAGAAATGCCAACAAAGAGCGAGCCGGAGATGCCCTTGGTGCAGCCGTGCGGCGGGAAAACGCTCATGAGTATAATGCATGAGTGAAggtgaagtgtgttgctcaaAGGCGCAGACGTGCAGTGGTTAAACAACAAGCCACAGATAAGAAAGATTAGCTCTACCTTGATGTATGTCCAGGTTTTAATTAGATCAAATCTCATTAACTTTGAACAACTTATCGCATTTTTGAACATTCTCCGTCTTCACATTCATCCACTGGTTTTGATAAACATAAATCTATTCtcctcaagtcttttgcagctTAAACATTGCTCAAAAACAACATCCGCCCATTGTCCACCATTGTTTCCCCGTATACTGCAGAGGAGCGCACAGTTTGCTATTCAGGGCAGGTAGACTTTTGCTATTTGTGATGTATTCCTCGAGATGAGACATTCATCATTGCACCGGCGTTGGCCAGAGCTGGCAGAGCTGCAGCAACGGGTGAAGTCAAGCTGATCAACCAATCCATTTTTTCTCTCCAGCTTCCtccaaaaaagaagaaaaaaaaccccagaaAACTAGTGCACACTCGGCTCCTTGGGGGGATATaggtatttttaacaatatgctccaaagaaaaactcacaattcCTCCATCCCTCTTCCCGTCTTTTGGCAAGAATCCAGGCTTTTTCCAAAATCCAGCAGACGACCCCATCCCCCACTATGTTGCCCACGTACTTTTGAAGAACAGGCTAGACTAGGGTTCATTACTTTGACCTCCAGCTGTGTGTTTATCGACAAATCCAATTCAAAGTAATGGCTATTTTATCATTTCTTTCCATATCACATATCGTTAATTAATGGACACGCAGATTAAAACTCCTACATTGCAATTATACAATGAAAAGCAGTGGATATTGCTCCTCCGTGTTGTTTTTATTCGCATTTGTAAAAAGCCTCCGAGCTGTATCTGTGTTGCTTACATCCACAAAGTCAAGGTTTGATAATGGAGACAGTTCAATGCTCTAAGGCTCTAAGGCAATCGgacttttattgatttatttgtttttgatacaAGCGTTTTTACATGTTCCACAGCGTTAACAGACCAGTTTTGTTGGGTTTAATTGTGTGGCTTAGTGGTAGCGCCAAGGAACATCTACAAGGAAGGGTCTGGATGACAATTTTCcatcattttttatcattttaattgatATCCGCACAGTCTGATTATATTCACGCCTGCAAAAATACACAATGCTGCTGAGAAAAGTGgtattttacaaaagaaaacaccATGAAACCTAAAACGTGAGGCCATTTTGCACATCTGAAATCATAGTAGTTTGCACTTTTGTCAAAATATCTGGTTCACGTGgctgcaaaatatatttaaatggttTGAAAACTACAGAATGTCTCTAACGCACCCCGCTGTCGTAACTGTACACTCCTCCATGTGTGAACTCCTGGCCAATTACCACCAgtcccagacacacacacacacagaaacacacagaaacacacagacagaaaccATGAGGCGCCGACAGCCAATCAGGCGCCCCGGTCTGGTTACTATGGCAACGGGCAGGCCTGTTTgctgtgtctgctgctgctgatgggAGAGTGATGGATTACAGTAATGggatagggagagagggagagagagagggagggagagaggaagaaaggaagacTCATACATAAAGATATTGGAAATGTATGAATGCATCTGAAATGAAGTAAGAAAGATGAAAAAATGAGCGAAAATGATAAAAGCAGAGGAGGATTGGTGGGatgggaggaaaaggaggaggagggaggagaggaggactgttggtaaatgttttttgggggttgtATGTGATTGgatttctctgtctgtctgtctgtctggcgTCTGGTGAGGCCTCGGTCTGACCATCTGTCCTTGAAGCCGACAGAAGAGATTCACCTTTACCTTTTTCCagcagagacaaacacacatcGGTGCTTTTACATATTCATACACTGTCACCAGCCTTAACATTTTTATCTCATCTTTACAACTCTTTCCCAgaatttaaacctaaaacaaaagcaaatatCACAGTTAGTTTTATCTGTCACTCTAATCTGATGGGATACAGTCTACAAATACTAGAATTAAAACTATTATTTCAAAGTTGGGTTGTTCAAATGCATTTACTTTGTTAAATATTTGACAGAAACGCATTTTTACAACCAGTTTAAATAGTTAATTACATTTGGAGCGGGGTTAAATCATTGTGAGCACATTTAGAGAAGCATATAGGAGCTTTTTTCAATAAATCTACATGAAAATTACCatttaaatacagtgttttattggtttaaaatgattcacAGCTCCTTTGGTTTAGAAATACTTTATAATGTATTATTCTTGTTATGTTAAGTGTATTAAAATAGCAGTGGTACTTGTATTCTTGAGGATTATTGTGCCTTTATAAAGTTTAAATCAGACTTATACAAACTCAAATGTACAGCTCAACACTGACACCTACAGGACAGCAGTGATCCACAATCCACTAGTACCagttgtgttattatttttagatttctttattaaaaacacacatttgactGTTCAACTTAAAgagaaataacagaaaaatacatttgtgcattttttttaagacaaactCAACTTGTAAAAACTACCCGTACTCATTTTTATAAATCTATTTTTCCACATAAAGGTTTATCATTCATCGTTTATTCAGTTCTGATGTCATTATTAGGACGCATTTGCTTTCTGTAACGCTTCCTAAACAACAAAACCTTACAATATaatctacatttatttatccTTAATCATCAAAATTGAAACAACCTATAAAGTACCCATTGAACCCAAACACGCACAATTATTAAAACTCCAAACATCTAAAGCTCAAAGATCAACCCAGAAATAATTCACCACTGATgctgtcttcttcctgcaggaACAGACAAACTGTTAATTAAAAAGCCAACAACTGAAATGACAGAAATGATGTGGTTATATTTACCTGTGAGTGTTTTACGCAGCACCAGGAGAACAATAACCACAAGTAAAACGCCGCCAAAACAGAGAAGGCCGACAAACATCACCTTACTGGGCTCTGGGGGAAAATGTTATAGGAGTTAGTGAGAAGTGTgtaagtacttttactacacaCGCTGAGTtagatactgtattttctggactataagtgtcacttttctcatagtttgtcgttggtgcgacttatcctcagatgtgacttatatgtgaaatgattcaaatctataatgtcacatgttggttcttgtcacagaGACGACCGCGCGAGGgtcactgaacatttaaaacttcaacattacggtgatttaaaaaacatctgagaaacactgaacaaaaacgcccctaaaataaaatcatatcctCGTtttctctggagttggtggatttgttcagaagtgacaccgaggatgaagaattcagaggatttattgatttggagtgagatccagagaaAACTtgctgttttttctgctttatttatctgattaactgttaatatcttacgttaacaaaccagacacgtgttcagttctgtctgtgcttcatggagctgaataaatataaatgtgttacgttagtgtgatgtactgatattcagcctgttggtccacattttattattattattagaacttgacttaaaaaatgaaatgtctgttcttggtctcagattttgtaaaataaatttcccccaaaaatgtgacttatagtccagagcgacttatatatgttttttcttcattattatgcattttttggctggtgcgacttatactccagagcgacgtatagtccaggaAATACgtgccaaaaaacaaaaactagctGTAAACCCACTGGAATACAAGTTATTACAAGTTAGTATGCACGTCGTATGTTCTCATGAAGAAACAATCTGCTTCTTGTAGGTTCCCAGATCACGTGAACTAGTCTTGGACTCATTTGCAATCCATGTTCAGTCCAAGAGTAACTCAATGACACTGACTGAACCTCTGGGGCCCTCTAGTGGATGGTGAGTCTCTACTGTATTATGTCTGATAATGACCCTAAGACCTTAGAATGAATCAAGAATCATAAAATGCTTCTCAGCCTGGGAACAAATatagaaatgttccacaaataGTTTGATTTTCATAATGTAGAACTGTATGTACCTACTATTTTGTCTTGTTCTGTGATACATTTAGACAAAAACATCTCCTTCCAGTCAaagttacaacaaaaatcaccttttcttgtttgtttttatcatccCCGTTGAGTACAAAACGCCTAAATAACACCGTGAACTAGACTTACCCTGCACAGTGAGAGTAAAGCTCTTCTTGATGGCCACCCTAAGGCTCTGGTGTGACACGGTGCAGGTGAACTGTCGCCCGGAGTCGCTCAGTTTGGCGTTGAGGTAGAAGAACGCCGACAGAGACAGCGTTTGGTCCGGGTTGGCTTTGTGACTCGAATACAGGACGTTATCCAGGACTTTGGGCAGAGGAGCGCCCACCCTACGCCCCACATCCGCCGCGTCCTGGTGGGTCCACTCGATCTCCACGTCCAGGGGGTAGTAACCGTCTGCTTCACAAATCACTTTCTTCTCCTCGCCGACGGtcagagtgagggaggggccGGTGCTCAGGGAAACACGAGGAGCCtctggaggaagagaaagatgCAAAAGTGGTACAAAAATGTCTATAAACGCTTTGGGATCATGAATATTGCACCGTTTTTTAACTTATATTACGAAACTAAGCCTGTAATTAACGTAGTATTAACAAATGAAGATGAAGATGCTAttactttgcttagaatgttcatTAAGCTTTTTAATTTCCACTCCACAGATAAGGAAGTGATGCCaacagaccaagttacaagacagatctgtggagaggtgacccagctcaaagaaagaatgcatgttttttgaggtATTTCTCAGtggaaaagtaacatagtgcacatttaagtatGATAAAAATGCGGTTCTGTAATCTTGTAGTACATCTTCTTCATCTTGTAGCACATTGTTTTGTCTCATAATGTTGTCGAATTAGAAGAAACACCGTTCCTTTGCCCACAAGTGTTGGTAATGTGGCTCTGGTTGTGACAGGAAGGCCATCTggcttaaaataaatacaaaaatacaatccaAAAATGAAGATTATCTCACCTTCGATCTGCAGATTGATCTCTTGAGTCCCGTACAGCGGCAGCACGGTCACGGAGCACATGTACATCCCCTGACTGCTCATTTTACTGAAGGGGATCGTGTACGAGACATCTCCTGTGGACAGTTTCTTCAgcgtgacccctgacccctggcTGACCCCGCTCTGACTGCTGTGATTGAACAGACTCGTCCTCTCGCCGCGTTTGTGCCACTCCACCACGACGTTCGCCGCCTTGTGGTCGATGGCGTAGTGACAGTCGAGTTTCTGCGTGGATCTCAGCGAGGCTTTTATTTTGGGGGTTTGAGTCTTCATCACCATCACGACTACAGAGAACAAGACCAACtattaaaactatatttttattatatcaaacagtattttaaaagttttgtgTGAATGTTATTTTAGGTTCTGTTATCCATCTCTGCCAACAAAGATAAAGTCATTTGCATATTCGTTTAACTACCCTCTTCCTTGGCAGTGCATTTTATAACCTCATCACAGCTTCAAAGAACAGTATAAATGAATAATTCTGCTCTTCTGTGGGTAAATTAACTGCTCACTTTTGTCTGACAGCTGCAGTAAATCGCCAAACCCGTGTAGAGAAAAACactttcaaacttttcacataAAGTACCATGCGTGACATTTTTGCGGTTCACCAGAGctaaaaagaacacaaaaactAAAGTAAGGTAAGGATAataaagccaaaaaaataatatagatTACTACTAGAGCTGCTGGAGACTTTATGCattggaatatatttcaaggacatgcaaaactggatacttaaATGCCATGAATGCGACACAGTGCacgtttaaatgtgtttttctattataaaatggtgtttaatttaatgatccACTTGTTCTAATCTGATATTATTCCCTTTTTTGTGGGAAAGATGGACTggtgtgggcagagttgtgttttagttttagtttttcctcatttatactcacacgtgcacctgttttaaatgttgtaaatgGACTTTTTGCacgtatttgtttgtatttttctgtatttgtacATGAAAAGGAGCGTCTGAGTGATAATAAAGGCTGTCATTCCTGGTGGTCTCGCTCTACCTGTTGCGGTGAGTATCTCTCCGTCCTCTATGGGGGTCCAGCTCCTGTAGTCGTGTTGTCCTGTGGGGGGCACGGCGGTGGACTGTCGGATGAAGCTGAGGACGCTGAGCTGGGATTTGGAGTCTCTGATCTTGCAGGTGAACCAGCGATTGTACTCGTGCTCCCCTCGTACGGGCCAGCGCATGTGGATCCCCTGTGTGCTGTAGCGCTGCAGCTCACAGGACACGTGCTCCGTCTCCACTCCCTCAATGAAGCGACGGACGTCCAACTTTGACGctaagacaaaacacaaaacattaaaaaaactatTACCACTGAATCATCTGCCTGTATCTATACTTTTCCACTTAAAATACAGCACTCTTAAAGGTGTTAGAGACTCCACagcctgcttatctccatggatttGTTGTTGCTACgcctggaatatcccacagtacggcattaaacatggATAACTCCATCGAGACAAGCAAGCGACGCCACAGGGCCATATTAcgggtcaaatctgtggagaagcgaccccgctcacagtcagaatatgcttttgaacttgtttttttttagtaaatgcaaaatatttaagtttaatttaatgccataatgggGGATATTTCATGCAAAGCTATGGTGGCAGAACCcttaccagaaaagtaacatagtccACGTTTAATTATCCCCATAGAGAGTTTTGTTTTAGGCAAGACACCTTATGTTTTTTGAGGTATTTAGGACATAACATCTGCAGATCATTaccagtattttacattttgtttatcgTTAATCGTCATAGTGATCGATAATGGCTTTGTAATAGAAATGGGTCCATAgacttcctgttttttattgtgatattagagacaataAACAGATTTTGACTGGATGGGGCGTGCATACATCAAGGTTTGACGAGAGACGACGGGAGACGAGACAATAACAACGGCATCTGTTCTTCTTATATGagagtgtaagtgtgtgtgtgtgtgtgtgtgtttgagtaggtacataataaaacagaaaagaaagaaataagagTGGGAGGAAATTAagaaaaaagagtaaaaataattGACTGAGGCTACACTGTTTTCCTTCCATTTCCTTATCTTTGTTTTCTCCTTCCATTACCCCTTTGTTGTCTTTGTTAATTAGTTTTGTGCCAGATAATGGGCAGCGTGCATTCTTCTCGTTCACACATTGAGCCTGAAGGGGGCGCTGATCAGGATGGCTCAAACGTGTCAGCGAGGCAACCTTTGACCCTTTAAGGAGTTGGTCTGTCTCATCTGTTGAGTAGGTTCGGCAGAATTGGTTTTTGAATTGTAGGGTTTAAGAAAAGGgattaggggtgtggtcctgcagcaaagaataaataaattaaaaaatgactaatgcacttcctgtttaaaactgcaaaactgaGGCCTCTCTTCTTCATAGTGGCATTCCTCTGTAGCAAAGAGCAGACTTTCATTTATGTGACTgtattgtataaaaatgtgtacagagctgtgggcacAAACAGGGGGAAGGTGAAAAGCACTTAAGCCTTGAACGCAGGGCAGtggaggattactcaaacgtgacGACTGATTCTGTCGACATCTATAGTTAAACCGTAAGCACCGTTccgtaaaacttaaaaatgtagtAGTTGATCTAAATCTcagtagtatatatatatatatatatatatatatatatatatatatatatatatatatatatatatatatatatatatatatatatatatatatatataaatcaaatgatcgtgtcatatactaaAAAAGAGTTAACgaactgtctcccagacacagtaggacaatctcactcagttacagcaaaagcttcacacgatggattatactcataatacaagtcagagctttatcataaaaatgttacgtGTGTTTTCAACACTGGAGTTTACAGtcgtcttggtttggttgaagctcatattttgccatagttaaaattaaatatttatacttccaacagcattaacatactacacaggtcatgagcaagatttttgtcattttcattgtataagtggataaagcacttaattaaaagtctaataacacaaatgtaaatgcggtaatttgattcttttaataaaccatttaatttggatggatgcgatgaccacagcgcgcacgtctgatgaccacggcgcgcacgtctgatgaccacagtgcgcacgtctgatgaccacagcgcgcacgtctgatgaccacggcgcgcacgtctgatgaccacagtgcgcacgtctgatgtcgctctggtccatgggacgctcagggagtttgtgtgtttgctcagactcgtgaaaaattagagggaacattgacCGTAAGCGATTCTTATTCTCTGCTAATTTCTTGGAAATATTTTCCAGCTGCTCAGGACctcagtctgctgttcatctccatcatAAAGACACTAACCGCTCCTTTGAggagagtgaggttcagatctgagccagagaaaagaaatggtttgagaggaggatTTAAAGAAGCAGTaatctttatttgaacaggaatgaaggccttagacatcacctgtcCCCGTCTCTAACCGTTAgggccaaatgtcttcactcctacaagtttttgttcagttgacagatttaactttggcttttactatcaAACGTGACaattacaactttgagtaagctaatAGTGAGGGGACACCTTCATAACTTTACTTTATATCTAGGTCTTGAAGCTCCCTGTAATGtactaatttatgttttttactgtTCAGGACCAAAAAAGGCAAAATTCGgtcaaaatttttaaaaatgactgTGTTAGTTGCCTTTTTTGGTCCTGAACACCTTTAAAGCTGTGCAAGTGTGTGTCTTCCTTCACCCTTCTCATAAATAAACCAATATTTGTGTTAAACTCACAGGTGATGAGGAAAGTGAGGGCGTTGGGGTTGACTGGAGCGTCCCCCTTGTGGCCAAACTGTAGTATTGCATCTCTGTTGCTGTGTTTGGTCTCCACATGCCCCTCATtattgtaaaacacattttcatccaTGAATTTACACGGCAGCCATGGAATCTGATACGCCTGGAGCACGCCTGCAAAAACAGAGTTAGTTACACTTTGGTTTTCAGGGTTTTTTCAGTCCTAAAGCATTATTAGTAAGACAAATATTTGGTAAAGCCATGAAATAAACTAGACCAGTTCATAAAAATCTACACAATATAACTGGCATAGTAATAGTTGGCTAATGTCAGACTCAGTTTCAGACAGCAGCAGCATTTATCCATTCATAGAAGTtgtaaaacagcaaaacaaccaCAGCACTACAGTAAAACCCATACTCCAGAAGTGCAAAGTGAACTTACCTGTAAACAGACTGGAATaaactaatatttttaaaatgaggtGCATGTTTCTTCATTAGTAAAACAGAATGCTCCCTTACAGATCAACCAGTTTGGTacgtttcactttcattttggcAGAAGAGAGAGTCTACTGTGCATGTCAGTAAACTGCAGTACTCACGTTGACCTGAGGAGGCGCTGTGGAAAACATGAAGCATGAACCGGAAGTGAACTGTGCACTCTTTTGACATGCGCAAAAGTCAagaaaaatgctttttttattgtctgatatgAGTTAAATATGCGGTGAAAACAATGTCAAAAAATAAGTGTAGTCTTGATTACAGCAAAATGAACAAAGGTGAGTAGGATTTTTGAGTCTTCTTTGGGATAAATTATTAATAAGAAACATCAGCCACCGCAAAAGTAAAGAGTTAACATTTCTGCTTAACATTAATGCTAAGTTTGAGCTGCCTCATCCAAAAGTAAATATTATTAATTGACTAGATTAGTCTGTACTGGTTATAGAGTCCACATGAGCAGAGGTGCTTCAGTTAAACCGAATATAAAAGATATAAAAGAATAGTGATGTTTTCATTCAAAGCGCTTGAATAGAGCTCAGTGTTCACAGGATCAGGACAGACCCTGGTGTCCAGGAGCCTCCTAAGACACATTTCTCATGAAACTCCTTTTCCACCTGTTTGAAAGGACGTTTCATCAGAGAAGTTCCGTGTTTGAGTAAAATGAAACTCACAGAAGAGTCTTTGAatgtgtcatttattttaaatgaattgtctttaagatttagatttttaagaATTTCTAAACTAGTtgggtggcccaaaagtcactgacaattaaaaaaaagaacataaatcttttgtttctatttttcttgtatttttccagagcatttagaacgacccttccgacattaatatgagcaaatacagcaccgaggagcgaaccctcattgtacagtggtactttgagtcacatgggtcaaatttagaaacccagcggtgttaccgtcgacattttaaaaccagagCTGCCCCAAGCGTAAAtaccattaaaggaataatacgtcgttttcaaagacagggtgCAGTTTGTGATCTCCCGAGATCCGGAAGACCTCGTACAGCAAGAAATGATGAGAATCGGGAAGAACTGGAGAGAAGTCTGGAAGAAAATCCATCTGTTTCAATCAGAAGAAGATCTCAACAAATGGGAATCTCACGATCCTCCTTACAAAGGATGTTACATGAAATGGAAATGTTCCCATACAAAATACAGCTTgtgcagcagcttcagcctcAGGATTGTGAAAAAAGAGTAGAATATGCAATGAAACTTCAAGAGTTAGTAAATGGTGATCCTGGTTTCCTCCAAAAGTTGATTATGTCAGCTGAGACTCACTTTCATTTGGACGGTTTTGTCAGCAAACAAAACTGCCAAATTTGGGGAACTGAGAATCCCCAGGTGATTCAACAACATCAACTGGAACCTGTTAAATGCACGGTGTGGTGTGGGGTAACAGCTAATCAGATTATTGGCCCATATTTCTTTGAGGATGGGGAAGGAAATCCGGTAACTGTGACGGGAGAACGATATCGCACAATGATTCAAGATTTCTTGAAACCATGGGTACAGGCCCAACCAGAGCAAATGTGGTTCCAACAAGATGGTTCCACAGCCCATACAGCAAAAGAGACCATACAAATGCTCCAGAACATCTTTCAAGACCGAATTATCTCCAGGGGTTGTGAAATAAACTGGCCGCCTCGATCGCctgacctgactagtcctgatttcttcctgtggggctatcttaaagaaaaggtgtttgtgaataaacctcagacgataaacgacttaaaacgtaatatcgaggatcaaataagagacataagcccagaaatgctttcaaatgtgacgcaaagtgtgttggatcgggctattcAGTGCAAAAaggaaaatggtggacacttacaaaacattatttttgaaaattaggtcatttttacttcccctagtttaagtcgtgataagttcaagtgtaagtgaacaattataaccgtatatattgccaaaaatctcagaaggttcagtttacatGCTGCTAAAATTTGGGCGGTATAACGTAAGAATTATAGGaactactgaagatttaaaagtgtcagtgacttttgagcCACCCTGTATCTGTATCTTATATCTCATtatatatgtctgtgtatgaAAAGTGAATTTGCTGTATTTCCTAGTACATCTTAAACAAAatgttcattcatttttgtaattttccagAATTTGCTGTGATCCAAGGTGCTTTCCTTTCGGCCAATAGGATTGTTCCACTATGTTCTCTACAGAAAGCTGACTGGGACAAAGTTTGTGATCCGATTTTGGAAACTATTCAAGAAATAACCCAAAACAAAGGTAGAGCTGAAGAGGTGAAAAAGACATTAGTGTGTGTTGCGTGGCTGAAGCTGCTTAGCGCTGAAGAGGACGAGAGCATTGAAGTTGCATGGAAAGAAAGTCcaattttttctttgcaaaatggTCTCCCTGAGTTTAACTGGGTTGTTTTTCTGGAGCTGATCAGGTCAATAACATCTATCAATATCTACACACGTCTTCTATTATGTCTTCCTCCGTCGCAGTTATGCTCTGAAGTTGAAAGGCTTGTCGAGCACATTAGACGCAGCCCCGTACGAGAAGAAgatgttacatttttcttcGATGTTTGGTGGGAGTTGTGGACATGTAAGGATTTCCataaggacagcacagaggagatgtTCACACAGGAAGTTTCACGCATGTCGTCAAAGGCAATAAAACAGCCTGCTAAAAGATTGAAACTAGACTTTC
This Periophthalmus magnuspinnatus isolate fPerMag1 chromosome 13, fPerMag1.2.pri, whole genome shotgun sequence DNA region includes the following protein-coding sequences:
- the LOC117380755 gene encoding tapasin-related protein-like, with protein sequence MHLILKILVYSSLFTGVLQAYQIPWLPCKFMDENVFYNNEGHVETKHSNRDAILQFGHKGDAPVNPNALTFLITSSKLDVRRFIEGVETEHVSCELQRYSTQGIHMRWPVRGEHEYNRWFTCKIRDSKSQLSVLSFIRQSTAVPPTGQHDYRSWTPIEDGEILTATVVMVMKTQTPKIKASLRSTQKLDCHYAIDHKAANVVVEWHKRGERTSLFNHSSQSGVSQGSGVTLKKLSTGDVSYTIPFSKMSSQGMYMCSVTVLPLYGTQEINLQIEEAPRVSLSTGPSLTLTVGEEKKVICEADGYYPLDVEIEWTHQDAADVGRRVGAPLPKVLDNVLYSSHKANPDQTLSLSAFFYLNAKLSDSGRQFTCTVSHQSLRVAIKKSFTLTVQEPSKVMFVGLLCFGGVLLVVIVLLVLRKTLTGRRQHQW